The Alphaproteobacteria bacterium genomic interval TGCGCAAAGCCTCTTCTGTCTTGTCGGCATTGGCAGAACGTATGCCAACCAAAGCACAACGAAAAAAAGATGGGCGCATCGACGATATCTCTCTCGCTGATATTGCCATAGGTGATGAGATTGTCGTTCTTCCGCATGAAACAGCTCCTGTTGATGGCGTCGTCAGCGAAGGTCACGGTTCTATGGATGAATCCTATCTAACAGGTGAACCCTATCGTGTATCTAAAGCGCCTGGTGCTTCAGTATTATCCGGCGCCATTAATGGTGAAGCCGTCCTGGTCATCCGCGCTGTTAACCTTCCTTCTGATTCACGCTATGCTCAAATTATGGAAGTGATGCAGGAAGCAGAACAAAAACGACCCACCATTCGCCGTTTGGGTGACCAAATTGGAGCTATATTTGCACCTTTAGCGCTACTATTGGCTTTCGGAGCATGGTATATCACAGGTGATTCCATGCGTTTTCTTGCCGTCTTGGTGGTAGCAACCCCTTGCCCACTCCTGATTGCCATTCCCATTACGTTAATCAGCGCCATCTCAATGGCAGCTAAGCGGGGAATTATTATCAAAGACCCTACGGTACTTGAGCGCCTACCTACCTGCCGCACGGCTATTTTTGATAAGACGGGAACTCTAACGTATGGCAAGCCAGAGCTGATAGATATCATCACAGCTGAGTCCGTAGATAAAAATGACATTCTGCAGCGTACGGCAAGCCTTGAGCGTTACTCCAAACACCCACTTGCCAGCGCTATTTTGCAGGCCGCTCAAAAAGCTGCACTGACCATGATTGATGCCAGCAGTGTTTCCGAAAAACCAGGACAAGGCTTAACCGGGATGGTTGCTGGGCATGAAATAACCATAACGCATCGAAAAAAACTCCTGCACCTTACGCCTGAAATAGCCTCATTACTTCCACCTACGGCTGCCGGGCTGGAATGTATTATCATGATCGATGGCCATTATGCAGCCACATTCTCTTTTCGTGATGCACCACGCTCTGATGGCAAATCATTTATCAGTCACCTAGCACCCTCACATCAATTTACCAAGGTCATGCTGGTTTCAGGTGATCGGGCTTCTGAAGTAAGCTACCTTGCCGATTTGCTCGGCATTAATGAAACCTTCGCCTCGCAGCGTCCCGAGCAGAAAGTGGAAATTGTGCGCGCCGAAACAGCCAAATCCCCAACTCTATTTATGGGAGATGGCATTAATGATGCTCCGGCACTGGCTTGTGCAACCGTTGGTATTGCTTTTGGACAAAATAGTAGCGTGACAGCCGAAGCTGCCGGTGCCGTTATCATGGAAAATTCCCTGAAGAAGGTCGATGAACTGATTCATATCAGCGCCGCCATGCGTCGTATAGTCCTGCAAAGCGCGGTAGGAGGCATGACATTGAGCCTTATTGCTATGGGGTTTGCAGCCGGTGGATTCATTACTCCCGTCATGGGGGCCCTGCTACAAGAAGGCATCGATATATTAGCCATCGCCAATGCACTGCGCCTCACCTGGAGCAGTAAAATAGAAACGGATCTGAATAAGTAGACACATTATATTCTTCATTTATGACACGTTTTCAATGAATGTACTCTTGATTTTCAAGGGATTTTCAGATAGAATAGAGTCTAGAAAAAACAAATGAGTCGCGCTATGATTTTCCGTCTTTTTGCTTCTGCTTTACTCTTGGTAGCGTTTACCGGCTGCAAGTCATATGATATTTTTGTTAAAGACCCCGCGGCGAAAGATAGCAGTCAAAGCGGAACTCAGTCGGATATTCAACCAGGCTCGCAAACCATGACAGAGCCTCAACCATCAAAACAGCAGATAAGCATTAACGCTCCTGAGCGTGCGCCTGCTTCAACTATTATCTGCTCTAATGAACAACAACGACGCCCAGGTAATAAAGTGGTCATTCGCAAAGAATGCACCGACATGGACGGAGTACTTGAGAGCAATGACGGCGCCGCGGCTCTTGCTGAGTGGTAGGTTTATTGCTTACGCTATCTCACGTGTAGATACCCGGTAAGTAAATAGATAACTTGTAAATAGATAACCTATACATATATCCAGGTACGTTCGAATTCTTTCTGCGTCTGCATTCTTTGTGCACATGACCCAAAAGTCCCGCACTCTAACGAAAGGGGATTAATTCCACTTTCCATTTTCCCTCAGTAGATACTCAATTCCATCAAAATCAGCACGGAAGGATTGGTAAACTTCTTTATCTAGCAATCCAGCCTCATCTGAGACCTCCAGGCAATTTCTAAGTATTTTTGATTTTTGCTGATCTTCCGTACTATAGGCTTTAATGAGAGCTGTCGTCACATTGCGAAAATACTGTTCAAGTGTTTCTTTAGCCTGTTCAGCTGGTATTTGATCCGTAGCACAAGCATTTAATATCGTTGCTACATGTTCAATCGGTTTGATGGCCATGAGAAGCTCCTTATGCTTATCTAACATTTAATATACCACAAATATGTTGTGTATTTGTTAACATGGGGTAAAAAACCTATACTATAACGTTCTTTCAACCAAGCAGGATGGTTGCGCACTTGGTTTCAACATGTTAGAATCCCCCCATATTTTAACCTTTGGCTGTACCTATATGATGAGCAACGTTTTTTCACTTCGCAAAGACCCTTCCGTTTCGATCACCCCTGAAGTTGTAGCCCAGCACGGTTTAACCACCGATGAATACCAGAAAATCTTGACCATCATGGGACGCGATCCAAACATCACTGAATTGGGTATTTTTTCAGCTATGTGGAATGAGCATTGTTCATATAAATCGACCCGCCTCCATTTGGGTAAATTCCCGACCAAAGCTGAGTGGGTGATTTGTGGACCGGGTGAAAATGCGGGTATTATCGATATAGGCGACAACCAGGCTGCTATTTTTAAAATTGAAAGCCATAACCATCCTTCCTTTATTGAACCCTTCCAAGGTGCCGCTACCGGTGTAGGCGGTATTTTACGCGATGTGTTTACGATGGGTGCACGCCCGGTTGCCTTACTGAATGCTCTACGTTTTGGCGCCATTGATAATAATCGTACCCGCTTCCTTCTTTCGGGTGTGGTCAGTGGTATCAGTAGTTACGGTAATTGCATGGGTATACCTACAGTAGGTGGTGAGTGCGAATTTCACGAATCCTATAATGGTAATATTTTGGTCAATGCAATGGCGGTTGGCATTGCCGACCAAGATAAAATCTTTTATTCGGCAGCCTCTGCCATCGGCAGCTCGGTTGTGTATGTAGGCGCCAAAACCGGACGTGATGGAATTCATGGTGCAACCATGGCCTCCGCCGGCTTTGATGATAAAAGCGAAGAAAAACGCCCGACGGTACAGGTGGGTGATCCGTTTACAGAAAAACTATTGCTGGAAGCCTGCCTTGAATTGATGGCGACTGATGCCATCCTGGCTATCCAGGATATGGGCGCTGCTGGCCTTACTTGTTCCTCGCTTGAAATGGCCGGTAAAGGTGGAACCGGTATTGAACTTAACCTTGAACATATTCCAACCCGCGAAGATAAAATGACACCCTACGAACTGATGCTATCTGAAAGCCAGGAGCGGATGCTGATTATTATTAAGCCTGAAAAACAAGACGAAGCTAAACGCATCTTCGAAAAATGGGAACTGGATTTTGCCATGATCGGCACCATTACTGACACGGGCTGTTTGATCCTTAAACTCAATGGCGAGGAAATAGCCAACCTTCCTGTTGCCCCTCTTTCAGAGCAGGCCCCAGTGTATGACCGCCCACATACTCCTACACCTAAACGCGATCAGGTAGAAGCTAGCTCTATCCCTGCAACGAAAGATCTTGAAGCCACGCTTCTTCAATTATTAGCCACACCAGACCTTGCGCAAAAACGCTGGATCTGGGAACAATATGATTACCAGGTGATGTGTGATACCGTCCTTATTCCTGGCAGTGATGCTGCCGTTGTGCGTGTGCACGAAACCAACAATAAGGGCTTGGCCGTTGTTACCGACTGTACTCCGCGTTACTGTGTTGCTGATCCCTATGAAGGTGGTAAGCAAATCGTGGTTGAAACCTATCGTAACCTGGTTTCCGTTGGCGCTAAACCTCGCGCTATCACCAATTGCCTTAACTTTGGCAATCCCCAGCATCCAACCGTGATGGGACAAATCGTTGGTTGTATCGAAGGAATGGCTGAAGCCTGTAACGCACTGGAATATCCGGTGATTTCTGGAAATGTTTCCTTGTATAATGAAACCAATGGTAAAAGCATTTATCCAACGCCAGTGGTTGGCGGCGTAGGTGTGGTACAGGATGTCAATACTATCCGCCCATCTTACTTTAAAGAAGCTGGTTTAGAATTGTTCCTGTTAGGTACCACCCATGGGCATTTGGGTTCATCGCTTTATCTGCGCGAAATTGAGAAACGTGAAGATGGCACCTCCCCTGCTGTAGACCTGGCCACTGAAAAATCATTGGCCGATTTCCTGTTAGGCTACTCTAAGCAGACAGCCATCAAAGCCTGTCACGATCTCTCAGACGGCGGCTTCCTGATCGCCCTCACCGAGATGACCCTGCCTTACAGCATCGGTGTCAACATCACCTTGCCACAAACATCCGTTCCTCAACATGCCTTCTTGTTTGGCGAAGACCAAGGCCGTTACCTGGTTGCCGTTCAAAGTGAACATGCCGGTGATTTTGAACAGCAAGCCAACAACAAAAACCTAGTCATTTCTCACTTAGGTAAAACCGGTGGTGATACACTCACGATTGCTGGTGTTTTAAAGGTTGCGGTCAGTACACTTAAACACACGAACGAGAATGTTATTCCGCAATTGATGGCGGCTTAATTCAATTATATTTTACTATCTTTGCAACTACCTGTACTTAAAGTGGGTTCCATTGTTAAATGGAGCGGTATTATTTCAGAGAAAAATAAGAAGTTTCAATTTAATCGATTTGTTTCATATAAATAGTGTGAGCCGTAGGCGAGCCTTCCTTGAAAACGAGGTATAAAATTATTGCGCGACCAGCGTAATCCCGCTCTAAATCCTGCATAAAACTCCAAATTAAAGTTACTCTAAGTTATAAAAACTAAATTAATCTGCAACCAGAGCTTGACATGTAAAAACATAAAATGCTATTTTCGCAAATGAAATGGGGTATGAAAAGAGTTTTTGCAGAGGGAAGAATGACATTATACGCAAAGTTATTATTAATGTTTATGGTGCTGGTGTCCTATTGTATCAGTCCGTTTTCTGGGGAAGCATCGTCTTCCAGGACGTGTCAATTTAAAAGGGATAAGCAGTTTGATCTTGAAGCATATGAAACCGCTGAGGCCATTCAAAAAGCCCTGTTAGATTATTACCCCGTTGGTGGGGAGGCCGATTGTGTTGCATACATGTTATTTCGCAACGATGTTGTACAGGATGTATTCGTCCGTCCTGAACCCATTGATATGTCATTACAGCGCATCATACGACTTCATTATAAAAAAGGCACTTTTCATTCCCAAGAATATTGGATTGAAATTATAAGGCGTATCAAACCCTCAAAAGATAAGCAGGGGCATTCTGCGTTATTGTTAACCAATGAAATTGAAGGAATTGATGTACGCAAGGTGACGCAAGAAGAGGAGGATGAAAGAAAGAAATACCTGAAAGAAGCCTCTGATTTTAAAATAGATAGTTATGGAAGTGATGTTGAAGCTCAAGAGGCTTTCTTAAAACTCCACCCAATAGGCAGCCCGGCTCATTTAGCGCATTATACGTTGATGAAAGCGGGTGGAAAGCATTTTATCAATATTGTGGGCAATGACCTTAGTTCTGCTGGGAGCAAAGAAATAATCCGTTACCGATTTAAAAAAGGTGTACTTGGTTGGGGTGGCTATTACGTTGATATTTATCGCAAAGTTAAGGG includes:
- a CDS encoding heavy metal translocating P-type ATPase produces the protein MKDHVAFPSSSFWNWVLIGASVLAIVVHFGLTLTHFPSMGAISFADIPFITILLLGGIPLIIQIILKLFRGDFGADLLAVLALVTGAWLGQYLAAVLIMLMLSGGQALEIYAMRKASSVLSALAERMPTKAQRKKDGRIDDISLADIAIGDEIVVLPHETAPVDGVVSEGHGSMDESYLTGEPYRVSKAPGASVLSGAINGEAVLVIRAVNLPSDSRYAQIMEVMQEAEQKRPTIRRLGDQIGAIFAPLALLLAFGAWYITGDSMRFLAVLVVATPCPLLIAIPITLISAISMAAKRGIIIKDPTVLERLPTCRTAIFDKTGTLTYGKPELIDIITAESVDKNDILQRTASLERYSKHPLASAILQAAQKAALTMIDASSVSEKPGQGLTGMVAGHEITITHRKKLLHLTPEIASLLPPTAAGLECIIMIDGHYAATFSFRDAPRSDGKSFISHLAPSHQFTKVMLVSGDRASEVSYLADLLGINETFASQRPEQKVEIVRAETAKSPTLFMGDGINDAPALACATVGIAFGQNSSVTAEAAGAVIMENSLKKVDELIHISAAMRRIVLQSAVGGMTLSLIAMGFAAGGFITPVMGALLQEGIDILAIANALRLTWSSKIETDLNK
- the purL gene encoding phosphoribosylformylglycinamidine synthase subunit PurL, with translation MMSNVFSLRKDPSVSITPEVVAQHGLTTDEYQKILTIMGRDPNITELGIFSAMWNEHCSYKSTRLHLGKFPTKAEWVICGPGENAGIIDIGDNQAAIFKIESHNHPSFIEPFQGAATGVGGILRDVFTMGARPVALLNALRFGAIDNNRTRFLLSGVVSGISSYGNCMGIPTVGGECEFHESYNGNILVNAMAVGIADQDKIFYSAASAIGSSVVYVGAKTGRDGIHGATMASAGFDDKSEEKRPTVQVGDPFTEKLLLEACLELMATDAILAIQDMGAAGLTCSSLEMAGKGGTGIELNLEHIPTREDKMTPYELMLSESQERMLIIIKPEKQDEAKRIFEKWELDFAMIGTITDTGCLILKLNGEEIANLPVAPLSEQAPVYDRPHTPTPKRDQVEASSIPATKDLEATLLQLLATPDLAQKRWIWEQYDYQVMCDTVLIPGSDAAVVRVHETNNKGLAVVTDCTPRYCVADPYEGGKQIVVETYRNLVSVGAKPRAITNCLNFGNPQHPTVMGQIVGCIEGMAEACNALEYPVISGNVSLYNETNGKSIYPTPVVGGVGVVQDVNTIRPSYFKEAGLELFLLGTTHGHLGSSLYLREIEKREDGTSPAVDLATEKSLADFLLGYSKQTAIKACHDLSDGGFLIALTEMTLPYSIGVNITLPQTSVPQHAFLFGEDQGRYLVAVQSEHAGDFEQQANNKNLVISHLGKTGGDTLTIAGVLKVAVSTLKHTNENVIPQLMAA